A part of Paroedura picta isolate Pp20150507F chromosome 7, Ppicta_v3.0, whole genome shotgun sequence genomic DNA contains:
- the ANKRD34B gene encoding ankyrin repeat domain-containing protein 34B gives MDEAIELSPDGNSLIKAVYHSRLRLTRLLLEGGAYINESNDRGETPLMIACKTKHVDCQSVSKVKMVKYLLENKADPNIQDKTGKTALMHACLQKAGPEVISLLLKNGADLSLQDHSGNSVLVYSVNSDDKESLKVILDACKAKGKEVIIITKDKSPSGKQTTRQYLNVPPPDNEECLSPSSCASPSDVEVKTSPSPQENSKGTEKALFNFKEPHPSGRMEDIPKPPSPSRKPQMQHVGSEPRVKVPSSLFEQNRISSLQEDLQDITPEEELCLKINNLALSKRFITRHHSIDIKDTLNFLKSFEQTASRKMSCDEINSHALFGEANHTQSEIPVDQNSDSAPMSFVSTLKNIVQRRNLGANHYSSDSQLTRLGPPVEDSKSLLGKKKLLSPSPSLSSSSRELIENMPPNLLSRKNHAVLERRGSGALVSDHMAQVRPGFLPPLNVNPHPLISDSYKMSAVIPYGQKTLMPTAPAYPRDFKNKTLLTRRQSLQTEQIKQLVNF, from the coding sequence ATGGATGAAGCCATAGAACTTTCACCAGATGGAAACTCCTTGATCAAAGCTGTCTATCACAGCAGACTTCGTCTCACAAGATTGCTGCTAGAAGGTGGGGCCTACATCAACGAAAGCAATGACCGCGGTGAAACCCCCTTGATGATTGCTTGCAAGACAAAACATGTGGACTGTCAAAGTGTTAGCAAAGTAAAAATGGTGAAATACCTTCTGGAAAATAAGGCAGATCCAAACATTCAAGATAAAACTGGGAAGACAGCCTTGATGCATGCCTGCTTGCAGAAAGCTGGTCCTGAAGTTATTTCTTTACTGCTTAAAAATGGAGCGGACTTAAGTTTACAGGATCATTCTGGTAATTCAGTTCTTGTTTACTCAGTGAATTCAGATGATAAGGAAAGCCTCAAAGTTATTCTAGATGCTTGCAAAGCAAAGGGGAAAGAAGTCATTATTATTACAAAGGATAAATCTCCATCTGGAAAACAGACCACTAGACAGTATTTAAATGTGCCACCTCCTGACAATGAGGAATGTCTGTCTCCAAGTTCTTGTGCTTCTCCATCAGATGTAGAAGTTAAAACCTCTCCATCTCCACAAGAAAACTCAAAAGGTACAGAAAAAGCTCTGTTCAACTTCAAAGAGCCTCATCCTTCTGGACGAATGGAGGATATACCCAAGCCACCCTCTCCATCCAGAAAACCTCAGATGCAGCATGTGGGTTCTGAGCCAAGGGTGAAGGTTCCCTCTTCACTTTTTGAACAGAACAGAATCTCCTCTTTACAGGAAGACCTGCAGGATATAACTCCAGAGGAAGAATTGTGTCTAAAAATCAACAATCTTGCCCTGTCTAAGAGATTCATCACCAGACATCACAGCATTGATATAAAAGATACCCTTAACTTCTTGAAGAGCTTTGAACAAACTGCCTCCAGGAAAATGTCATGTGATGAGATAAATTCTCATGCACTCTTTGGTGAGGCAAACCACACTCAGAGTGAAATTCCTGTAGATCAAAATTCAGATTCAGCTCCAATGAGCTTTGTATCCACACTGAAGAACATTGTTCAGAGAAGAAACCTAGGGGCAAATCATTACAGCTCTGATTCCCAATTAACTAGGTTAGGACCTCCTGTAGAAGACAGTAAATCACTTCTAGGGAAGAAAaagcttctctctccttctccatctTTGTCATCAAGTTCTAGGGAACTGAtagaaaacatgcctccaaatctACTGAGCAGGAAAAACCATGCTGTGCTAGAGAGGCGAGGGTCAGGAGCCCTCGTTTCAGATCATATGGCTCaggttagaccaggctttctacCCCCTTTAAATGTGAACCCTCATCCTCTGATCTCTGATAGCTACAAGATGTCTGCAGTGATTCCTTACGGGCAGAAAACCCTCATGCCAACAGCACCTGCATATCCCAGGGATTTCAAAAATAAGACTCTGTTGACGAGGAGGCAGTCACTACAAACTGAGCAAATCAAGCAGCTGGTGAATTTTTAA